A genomic region of Homalodisca vitripennis isolate AUS2020 chromosome 5, UT_GWSS_2.1, whole genome shotgun sequence contains the following coding sequences:
- the LOC124362432 gene encoding uncharacterized protein LOC124362432, giving the protein MAIYSPWLDKSFYVSILQSDEDARGGHSPVYVISCKVQPAVDSSCHYMSTIERVLVEYCVSSNNNIKTRSFLIKAPLANSNINESILIDNEILMYDEIIPKILEIAQLEVAPKRYISPLTEVLVMDDLKEAGYMMCDSIKRLDYKHAKAVLVTLAKFHAASVAIKRDHPEAIERNGVETVYTHDPRYAERFKPRILMRLYGLAKVLQTIKGCEKFGDILIGAEEVFWDLIAETFKPNSKLNVLNHGDFWTNNMLFKYDSAGFISDVKLIDYQMRRYCSPAIDLLYLFFTSADDGVRMRMYELLEMYRHTLNSSLAELGCPQRLSRNDLKEDISKCSPLILLICLYLPVIFPDPDNHFDVSKVEASEESMTSLDFDVNPILLPFKNKYFRMALPEMCKELETMKIFKILMRNKKHKKKH; this is encoded by the coding sequence ATGGCAATCTATTCACCCTGGCTTGATAAATCATTTTATGTCAGTATCCTCCAGTCAGATGAGGATGCAAGAGGAGGTCACAGTCCTGTGTATGTCATCAGCTGCAAAGTTCAGCCTGCTGTGGATAGCAGTTGCCACTACATGAGTACCATAGAGAGGGTGCTGGTAGAGTATTGTGTTAGTAGCAACAATAACATCAAGACTCGGTCCTTTCTTATAAAAGCACCTTTAGCAAATAGCAATATCAATGAAAGTATTCTGATAGACAATGAAATCCTCATGTATGATGAGATCATTCCAAAAATACTGGAAATCGCCCAGTTGGAAGTGGCACCTAAAAGGTACATTTCTCCCCTGACCGAAGTTTTAGTAATGGATGATTTAAAAGAGGCCGGTTACATGATGTGTGACTCCATTAAGAGATTAGACTATAAGCATGCAAAAGCAGTTTTGGTCACGTTGGCCAAGTTTCATGCAGCCTCGGTAGCTATCAAACGTGACCATCCTGAAGCTATAGAGCGAAATGGTGTTGAAACCGTGTATACACACGATCCTAGATACGCTGAGAGATTCAAACCTCGAATACTGATGAGGTTGTACGGCCTGGCAAAAGTGTTGCAAACGATAAAAGGATGTGAAAAGTTTGGTGATATTCTGATTGGTGCCGAAGAAGTTTTTTGGGATCTGATCGCAGAAACGTTCAAGCCCAACAGTAAACTCAATGTTCTCAACCATGGAGATTTTTGGACAAATAACATGTTGTTTAAATACGACAGTGCAGGGTTCATTAGTGATGTTAAGCTGATTGACTATCAGATGCGGAGATATTGCAGCCCAGCTATTGACTTGCTCTATTTGTTCTTCACCAGTGCCGACGATGGAGTGCGGATGAGGATGTATGAACTGTTGGAGATGTATCGTCACACACTCAACAGTTCTCTTGCTGAGCTAGGGTGTCCACAGCGCCTGTCCAGGAATGATCTGAAAGAGGATATCTCCAAGTGTAGTCCTCTAATCTTACTGATTTGCCTCTACCTTCCTGTTATATTTCCTGACCCAGACAATCATTTTGATGTGAGCAAGGTTGAAGCCTCCGAGGAGAGTATGACCAGTTTAGATTTTGATGTCAATCCAATTTTGCTtcctttcaaaaacaaatattttagaatggcTCTCCCGGAAATGTGCAAGGAACTTGAGACaatgaaaatttttaagattCTCATGAGAAATAAGAAACATAAGAAGAAACACTAG